The Bifidobacteriaceae bacterium genomic interval GCAGACGGGCCCCACCAGGCCAGCATCAGTCCGACGGCCACGCACACGGCCGCCGCTTGCGGCTGAGCCTGGCCCACCCCGACCACGTTTACCGCCACCGCGTAGCCAGCCCCGCCGATCGCGCCCGCCAGAGCCAAAGCCGGGATGGACCCGCCCAGGCCCCGCAAGAAATACCAAGGCAGTGCCAAGACCGTGCGCGTCCGGTCGGAGGGCCGCGGCCCCCGGCGGTAACGCCGCGCCGCCACCGACTCAACCCCCACCCAGACCGCGCGCGCCACCACCAGGGCGCAGGCCGCGACCCCCACAGCCACCCACGGCCAGTGCAGCGCCGCCGCGCTGAGCAGCGCCCACAGCCCAAACGTTAGGGCACGTGCCGGCTGCGGCGGCGACGGGTAGGGCTGGGGTGGGGGGACGGCATCGGCGGCGTTTGCAGGAGACGCCCCGGACGGCGGGTACGCGGGCGCCGGGTAGGCCTCCCCCATGCCCGATGCCGTCTCCGCGCCCCCAGCCCCCACCCGCCCGTCGCTGAGCCACGTTCGGTAGTCGACCCGGCGCGGCTCGCGCCAGGGCGGCTTGACGGGTTCCGTCCACAGGGCGTCCCGTGGGTCCAAAGCGGGCTCGGTCAGACCTTCCTCAAGGACGGGGGCTACCCGCGTTGGCGGCAGCCGCTCCGCACCCAGCCCGTCCACCACAGTGTCCACCGGGTTGATCGCGGACGCGAGCTCGGAAAGGCCGAGGCGGCGGTCCGGGTCGGGGGTCAGCGCCTGTCTGAAGGCTTTGGCGATACGGGGCGGCAGGCCCTCCACATCCGGCACGCCGTCCAGCACCCTCGCGAGCACCGCCTCCACCGCGCCCGTGCCGAAAGGCTGGCGCCCGGTCGCGGCGTTGAGCAGGAGCGCGGCGGCCGCCCAGCGGTCGGATTCGGCGCTCGGGTCGGCCCCCCGCAGGAGTTCCGGCGACACGAAGCCGGGCGTGCCCGCCACCAGGCCCGCCGCGGTCAACCGGCCCGCACCCGTGTCTTGCGCAATCCCGAAGTCGATCAGAACCGGCCGACCGTTCTTGTTCAGGACCACGTTGGACGGCTTGACGTCTCGGTGGAGCACCCCGGCGGCGTGGACCGCGTCAAGAGCCCAGTCGAGGTCGCGGGCCAGGTCCGC includes:
- a CDS encoding serine/threonine protein kinase, whose amino-acid sequence is MTLPIGTELGGYVLAGVLGSGASGTVYRARDAEGLPVALKLLHPNSAADPASRQRLRREVAAQRAIRSPFVAQVVDAELDGAEAFIVTELVEGVSLARDITAHGPWTPEQLADLARDLDWALDAVHAAGVLHRDVKPSNVVLNKNGRPVLIDFGIAQDTGAGRLTAAGLVAGTPGFVSPELLRGADPSAESDRWAAAALLLNAATGRQPFGTGAVEAVLARVLDGVPDVEGLPPRIAKAFRQALTPDPDRRLGLSELASAINPVDTVVDGLGAERLPPTRVAPVLEEGLTEPALDPRDALWTEPVKPPWREPRRVDYRTWLSDGRVGAGGAETASGMGEAYPAPAYPPSGASPANAADAVPPPQPYPSPPQPARALTFGLWALLSAAALHWPWVAVGVAACALVVARAVWVGVESVAARRYRRGPRPSDRTRTVLALPWYFLRGLGGSIPALALAGAIGGAGYAVAVNVVGVGQAQPQAAAVCVAVGLMLAWWGPSAAETRQGLRTILRGLLWTPLARWLATLLLLAAAGTTAALATWPGNP